From one Malus sylvestris chromosome 1, drMalSylv7.2, whole genome shotgun sequence genomic stretch:
- the LOC126616554 gene encoding deSI-like protein At4g17486 — protein sequence MAEVVLHIYDVTNSGSDKTNSTILQINKIFKDGIGLGGIFHSAVQVYGDDEWSFGFCEQGSGVFSCPSGKNPMYTYRESIVLGTTHCSIFKVNQILRELSREWPGYSYDLLSKNCNHFCDELCERLGVPKLPGWVNRFAHAGDAAMEVAGNTAERFRQAKTEIVSASKIAYRFLVGVTSNAIASPATPENSDTGTPRFQAAWFKNLITTGAKPSTSSDFENKEEDVRQNQQPDEEPPLQQNSRTWQST from the exons ATGGCGGAGGTGGTGCTGCATATATACGATGTGACGAATAGTGGATCGGACAAGACGAATAGCACCATTCTGCAGATCAACAAGATCTTCAAGGACGGTATCGGCCTCGGCGGCATCTTCCACAGCGCCGTTCag GTTTATGGAGACGATGAATGGTCATTTGGGTTCTGTGAACAAGGATCTGGTGTGTTTAGTTGCCCTTCTGGGAAAAATCCAATGTACACATATCGTGAAAGCATCGTTCTTGGGACAACGCATTGTTCGATCTTCAAGGTTAACCAAATCTTGAGGGAACTGAGTAGAGAGTGGCCAGGGTATTCGTATGACCTGTTATCAAAAAACTGCAATCACTTTTGTGATGAGTTATGTGAAAGGCTTGGGGTGCCAAAGCTTCCAG GTTGGGTTAATCGTTTTGCCCATGCTGGTGATGCTGCTATGGAAGTCGCAGGAAACACGGCAGAACGG TTTAGACAAGCGAAGACAGAGATTGTTTCAGCTAGCAAAATAGCATATCGTTTCCTTGTGGGTGTTACAAGCAATGCCATAGCTTCTCCCGCGACTCCTGAAAATTCAGACACAGGTACTCCTAGATTTCAGGCCGCATGGTTTAAGAATCTAATCACAACGGGAGCAAAGCCTTCTACTAGTTCAGATTTCGAGAACAAGGAAGAAGATGTTCGGCAGAACCAGCAACCGGATGAAGAGCCGCCGCTGCAGCAGAATTCTCGAACATGGCAAAGTACGTAA
- the LOC126616566 gene encoding uncharacterized protein LOC126616566 produces MDSMDCNKLQPVVRKVKKKQVKDELDRQKQAEKKKRRLEKALATSAAIISELEKKKQKKKEEQQRLDEEGAAIAEAVALRVLLGEEDSDETCEIVLNKDQVFNHWDCPGNIDVFMGGRRTCFPYQDSAKYSLETIGWVSGAYRSGYNLGGLGNSEWSLSSGPYERDYPESFCDDGGWGSAGFAAGLIAAQAVSSLQIAEDAHEGTIVLDGMLRR; encoded by the coding sequence ATGGATAGCATGGATTGTAATAAATTGCAACCGGTTGTGAGAAAAGTTAAGAAAAAGCAGGTGAAGGACGAGTTGGATCGTCAAAAACAGGCTGAGAAAAAGAAGAGGCGTTTGGAGAAAGCCCTTGCTACTTCAGCAGCCATCATTTCTGaactagaaaagaaaaaacagaagaagaaagaagagcaACAGAGGCTTGATGAAGAAGGCGCTGCAATTGCGGAGGCTGTTGCGTTGCGTGTCCTTCTTGGTGAAGAAGACTCAGACGAAACATGTGAGATCGTTCTGAACAAAGATCAAGTGTTCAATCATTGGGATTGTCCTGGCAACATCGACGTATTTATGGGTGGAAGGAGGACATGCTTTCCTTATCAAGACTCTGCAAAGTATTCACTCGAAACGATTGGGTGGGTGTCTGGTGCTTACAGATCGGGATACAACTTGGGCGGCTTAGGGAACAGTGAATGGTCACTCTCATCTGGACCTTATGAAAGAGATTACCCAGAATCATTTTGTGACGATGGAGGTTGGGGTAGCGCCGGATTTGCTGCTGGGCTCATTGCGGCGCAGGCTGTTTCATCTCTACAGATTGCAGAGGATGCACATGAAGGCACAATTGTGCTCGACGGAATGCTAAGGCGGTAG